The Cylindrospermopsis curvispora GIHE-G1 genome contains a region encoding:
- a CDS encoding bifunctional serine/threonine-protein kinase/formylglycine-generating enzyme family protein, with protein sequence MQICQNPNCSNPFNPNHSRFCIVCGHDKFGEILRNRYRVLRLLGEGGFSKTYAAEDVDRLDAPCVIKQFFPQVQGTVERAKAAEFFKEEAYRLYELGENHSQIPRLLAYFEQGSSLYLVQEFIIGKTLLEEVKERPYSEAQIRQLLLDLLPVLDFIHHKNVIHRDIKPENIIRRSLDNKLVLIDFGGAKQVTQTSMARQATAIYTLGYAPTEQMAGFACHSSDLYALGVTCIRLLTQCLPVQNSYQLKDPLYDPMRAKWLWQEFLHSRGVIISRQLIYILDRLLQHFAQDRYQSAMEVLYDLQNDFPVNSEESKINLGTPIIEVATTQQKLVVNVPRLEIFEFQTMISHQENDEAKHERRIGKFFTEELNKHLYLEMVLVPGGSFLMGSPEFEGNGDEHPQHQVIVEPFYMAKYPITQAQWKAVATLPKVTQNLNPNPSRFKGVNLPVENVSWYEAVEFCLRLSLTTARNYRLPSEAEWEYACRAGTTTAFYFGENITPDLINCNVSQSYIADFGRNFTPQITEVGNLNLANAFGLYDMHGLVWEWCADPWHNNYHGAPRDGSVWDTNGDINRRVLRGGAWNFSAELCRSASRSWNEAEGGLRMSGFRVVLSFYG encoded by the coding sequence ATGCAAATTTGTCAAAATCCCAATTGTTCTAACCCGTTCAACCCTAACCACAGTAGATTTTGCATCGTTTGCGGACATGATAAATTTGGTGAAATCCTCAGAAACCGCTACCGTGTTTTGCGGTTATTGGGTGAGGGAGGTTTCAGCAAGACTTATGCTGCAGAGGATGTGGATAGACTAGACGCACCCTGTGTAATTAAACAATTTTTTCCCCAGGTTCAAGGAACTGTTGAACGTGCTAAAGCAGCAGAATTCTTTAAGGAGGAGGCTTATCGCTTATATGAATTAGGAGAAAATCATTCTCAAATTCCCCGGTTACTAGCTTACTTTGAACAGGGATCAAGTTTGTATTTAGTTCAGGAATTTATCATTGGTAAAACTCTATTAGAAGAGGTGAAAGAACGGCCTTATTCTGAAGCTCAAATACGTCAACTGTTATTGGATTTATTACCCGTTCTCGATTTTATTCACCACAAAAATGTTATCCATCGGGATATCAAACCTGAAAATATTATTCGTCGTAGTTTGGACAATAAACTTGTGTTAATTGATTTTGGCGGTGCTAAACAAGTTACTCAAACCAGTATGGCTAGACAAGCAACAGCTATATACACTTTAGGCTATGCACCAACGGAACAAATGGCAGGTTTTGCTTGTCACAGTAGCGATCTATATGCTTTAGGTGTAACTTGTATACGTCTATTGACCCAATGTTTACCCGTACAAAATAGTTATCAACTTAAAGATCCTCTTTATGACCCCATGAGAGCAAAATGGTTATGGCAAGAATTTTTACACAGTAGAGGTGTTATAATTAGTCGGCAATTAATATATATTTTAGACCGTTTACTACAACATTTTGCCCAGGATAGATATCAGTCAGCAATGGAAGTTTTATATGATCTACAAAATGATTTTCCTGTAAATTCAGAAGAATCAAAAATTAACTTGGGTACTCCTATTATAGAAGTAGCAACCACCCAGCAAAAACTTGTTGTGAATGTGCCACGCTTAGAAATCTTCGAGTTTCAGACCATGATATCCCATCAGGAAAATGATGAAGCTAAGCATGAAAGAAGGATAGGAAAATTCTTTACAGAAGAACTAAATAAACATCTCTATTTAGAAATGGTATTAGTTCCCGGTGGTAGTTTTTTAATGGGTTCACCAGAATTTGAAGGTAATGGGGATGAACATCCCCAACATCAGGTAATTGTTGAACCATTTTATATGGCTAAATATCCCATTACCCAAGCACAATGGAAAGCAGTAGCAACATTACCAAAGGTCACCCAAAATCTAAACCCCAATCCTAGCAGGTTTAAGGGGGTCAATTTACCTGTAGAAAATGTCTCTTGGTACGAAGCAGTGGAATTTTGTTTACGTTTATCATTAACCACTGCTAGAAATTATCGTTTACCAAGTGAAGCAGAATGGGAATATGCTTGTCGTGCGGGAACTACTACTGCTTTTTACTTCGGTGAAAATATTACTCCAGACTTAATCAATTGTAATGTTAGTCAATCTTATATAGCGGATTTTGGCAGAAACTTCACTCCACAAATTACAGAGGTTGGTAACCTGAACTTAGCAAATGCTTTCGGATTGTATGATATGCACGGTCTAGTTTGGGAATGGTGTGCTGACCCCTGGCATAATAATTACCATGGCGCTCCTAGGGATGGTAGTGTTTGGGATACAAATGGTGATATTAATCGTCGGGTATTGCGTGGAGGCGCTTGGAATTTTAGTGCAGAACTTTGCCGTAGCGCCAGTCGCAGTTGGAATGAAGCAGAGGGTGGTTTAAGAATGTCCGGTTTTCGCGTGGTTCTTTCCTTTTACGGGTGA
- the fabD gene encoding ACP S-malonyltransferase, whose amino-acid sequence MTKTAWVFPGQGSQSLNMGIDLLGIESAKAKFDQARNILGWSVDEICQGDEAKLSQTVYTQPCLYVVESIMADLLRERGQEPDLVAGHSLGEYIALYVAGVFDWSTGLQLVKRRGEIMDNAAGGMMAALLNFDRQQLEEVIAKTPNVVLANDNSLAQVVVSGTPTAVEAVMSQVKAKRAVALKVSGAFHSPLMKGPSQEFQAILDDIAFETAIIPVSSNVDPIPRTNPQVLKERLIQQMTGSVRWREISLQLPQSGIEKVIEIGPGNVLTGLIKRTVQGIELKNIQNLEQISSSPVKGKNHAKTGHS is encoded by the coding sequence ATGACTAAAACTGCATGGGTATTTCCCGGACAAGGTTCTCAGTCCTTAAATATGGGAATAGATCTACTAGGTATAGAATCTGCCAAAGCCAAATTCGACCAGGCCAGAAACATCTTGGGGTGGTCCGTAGATGAAATCTGTCAGGGTGACGAGGCGAAATTATCACAAACAGTTTACACTCAACCCTGTTTGTATGTAGTTGAAAGTATTATGGCAGACCTGTTAAGAGAAAGAGGGCAAGAACCAGACTTAGTTGCTGGTCATAGTTTGGGAGAATATATCGCCCTGTATGTAGCTGGTGTGTTTGATTGGTCAACGGGATTGCAACTGGTCAAACGACGCGGGGAAATCATGGATAATGCAGCTGGGGGAATGATGGCAGCATTACTCAATTTTGACAGACAGCAATTAGAAGAAGTGATTGCCAAAACCCCCAATGTTGTTTTAGCGAATGATAATAGTCTAGCGCAGGTTGTAGTTTCAGGTACACCAACAGCAGTAGAAGCTGTAATGTCACAGGTAAAGGCAAAACGAGCAGTTGCCCTAAAAGTTTCTGGTGCATTTCATTCGCCATTAATGAAGGGTCCATCCCAGGAATTTCAAGCAATATTAGATGATATAGCTTTTGAGACGGCAATAATTCCCGTATCTTCCAACGTTGACCCAATTCCCCGCACCAACCCGCAGGTTTTGAAGGAACGTTTAATTCAACAAATGACAGGTTCAGTCAGGTGGCGAGAAATTTCCTTACAACTACCACAATCTGGGATTGAGAAAGTAATAGAAATAGGACCGGGTAATGTATTAACCGGGTTAATCAAACGTACTGTTCAGGGTATAGAACTGAAAAACATCCAGAATCTTGAACAAATTTCAAGCTCACCCGTAAAAGGAAAGAACCACGCGAAAACCGGACATTCTTAA
- a CDS encoding beta-ketoacyl-ACP synthase III, with protein sequence MQNLFLQGMAITGSGSAIAKTTLDNQLLTQLVETSDDWITTRTGICQRQLALPPESLTTLATDASQQAIAAAGIKPEDIDLILLATSTPDDLFGSACQVQAEIGAVKAVAFDLTAACSGFVFGLVTAGQYIRTGVYQNVLLIGADVLSRWVDWQDRRTCILFGDGAGAVVLQANNSDRLLGFALKSDGTQNHYLNLSYQGKTQELKPNIHTPIGSYEPITMNGKEVYRFAVQKVPEVIDKALFSANLTVERIDWLILHQANQRIINAVAQRLNIPDHKVISNVANYGNTSAASIPLALDEAVRQGKIQSNDIIVTSGFGAGLSWGAAIFQWGK encoded by the coding sequence GTGCAAAATTTATTCCTACAAGGTATGGCAATTACGGGTAGTGGGTCAGCTATAGCAAAAACTACCCTAGATAACCAGTTGCTTACTCAACTGGTGGAAACTTCCGATGATTGGATTACCACAAGAACAGGTATTTGTCAACGGCAGTTGGCACTACCTCCAGAATCATTAACTACCTTAGCTACTGATGCTAGTCAACAGGCAATAGCAGCAGCTGGGATTAAACCAGAAGATATAGATTTAATTCTGTTGGCAACCTCCACTCCGGATGATTTATTTGGCAGTGCTTGTCAAGTACAGGCTGAAATAGGTGCCGTTAAGGCGGTGGCCTTTGATTTAACTGCAGCTTGTTCTGGATTCGTCTTTGGACTGGTGACTGCGGGCCAATACATAAGAACAGGAGTCTACCAAAATGTACTTCTAATAGGTGCAGATGTCCTCTCTCGTTGGGTAGACTGGCAAGATCGTCGTACCTGCATCTTGTTTGGTGATGGAGCAGGGGCAGTGGTATTGCAAGCTAATAACAGCGATCGCCTATTAGGATTTGCCCTCAAAAGTGATGGTACACAAAACCACTACCTGAATTTGAGTTACCAGGGTAAGACCCAAGAGCTCAAACCAAATATTCATACTCCTATAGGTAGTTATGAACCCATCACAATGAACGGTAAAGAGGTTTATCGTTTTGCTGTGCAAAAAGTGCCAGAAGTGATAGACAAAGCCTTATTTAGTGCTAATTTGACCGTAGAGAGAATAGATTGGTTGATCTTGCACCAAGCTAACCAGCGGATTATCAACGCTGTTGCGCAAAGACTTAACATACCTGACCATAAAGTAATTAGCAACGTTGCTAATTATGGCAATACCTCTGCTGCTTCTATTCCCCTGGCGTTAGACGAAGCAGTGCGCCAGGGAAAAATCCAATCCAATGATATAATCGTTACATCCGGTTTCGGAGCAGGGTTGAGTTGGGGTGCAGCAATTTTCCAATGGGGTAAATAA
- the plsX gene encoding phosphate acyltransferase PlsX, with translation MGTTGVRIAIDAMGGDYAPAEIVAGALRAKEELDVHILLVGDPQQIEAVIPLKSNRLGIEIVPARETIGMDEEPLNAVRRKRGASVNVAMDLVKNNQADAIFSAGHSGAAMASALLRLGRLPGIDRPAIGTVFPTIKAGKPVLILDVGANVDCRPKFLEQFAVMGSIYSQYVLGISEPKVGLLNIGEEDNKGNEAAVRAHELLRENTQINFSGNAEGRDVLSGEFDVIVCDGFVGNVLLKFAEAVGGVILQILREELPQGIRGQIGTAILKPNLKRVKQRMDHAEHGGALLLGVNGICFIGHGSSQAPSIFSAIRMAKEAVDNQVLERLQSKYEVLQGEPQ, from the coding sequence ATGGGAACGACTGGTGTAAGAATCGCGATTGACGCTATGGGGGGGGACTACGCACCCGCCGAAATTGTTGCTGGCGCACTGCGAGCGAAAGAAGAATTGGATGTTCACATCTTGCTAGTAGGTGATCCCCAACAAATTGAAGCTGTCATACCCCTCAAAAGCAATAGGTTAGGAATAGAAATTGTCCCAGCCCGGGAGACAATTGGCATGGACGAAGAACCTTTAAATGCTGTTCGTAGAAAGCGTGGAGCTTCTGTCAATGTAGCAATGGACTTAGTTAAAAACAATCAAGCCGATGCCATATTCTCTGCTGGTCATTCTGGAGCAGCAATGGCATCAGCCTTATTGCGACTAGGTAGGTTACCGGGCATTGATCGCCCCGCTATTGGTACAGTATTTCCCACTATAAAAGCAGGTAAACCAGTATTAATACTTGATGTTGGTGCTAATGTAGACTGTCGCCCCAAATTTTTAGAACAGTTTGCGGTGATGGGTTCGATTTATAGCCAATACGTGCTGGGAATCAGTGAACCAAAAGTGGGATTATTAAATATCGGTGAAGAGGACAACAAAGGCAATGAAGCTGCCGTGCGTGCTCACGAGTTATTACGGGAAAACACTCAAATTAACTTTAGTGGGAATGCAGAAGGACGTGATGTATTGTCCGGTGAATTTGATGTGATTGTCTGTGATGGATTTGTCGGTAATGTGTTGTTGAAATTTGCGGAGGCGGTAGGGGGTGTAATTTTACAAATACTGCGGGAAGAACTACCCCAAGGTATTAGAGGACAAATTGGCACAGCAATTTTAAAACCTAACCTCAAGCGAGTTAAGCAGCGCATGGACCATGCTGAACACGGGGGAGCTTTACTATTAGGGGTCAATGGAATTTGTTTCATTGGCCATGGTAGTTCCCAAGCACCCTCCATTTTTAGCGCCATTCGCATGGCTAAAGAAGCTGTAGATAATCAAGTGCTAGAAAGACTACAGTCCAAATACGAAGTTCTACAGGGTGAACCCCAGTAG
- a CDS encoding SDR family oxidoreductase: protein MKAFVAGATGQTGQRIVEELVSRNIPVRALVRDEQKARNLLPSQVELIVGDILQPETLVAALGDSTVVLCATGARPSFDPTGPYQVDFQGTKNLVKAAQDRKIQHFVLVSSLCVSQLFHPLNLFWLILVWKKQAEEFIRKSGITYTIVRPGGLKNDDNSDEVIMQGPDTLFEGSISRRKVAQVCVESLFEKARWNQIVEIIAKPLSSS from the coding sequence ATGAAAGCATTTGTAGCAGGTGCAACAGGTCAAACAGGTCAGCGGATAGTAGAAGAGCTAGTGTCCAGAAATATTCCCGTGCGAGCGCTAGTGAGAGACGAGCAAAAAGCTCGAAATCTTCTTCCTTCCCAAGTTGAATTAATTGTGGGGGATATTTTGCAACCTGAAACCCTGGTTGCTGCTTTAGGTGACAGCACAGTAGTTTTATGTGCAACTGGTGCTAGACCGAGTTTTGACCCGACTGGTCCCTATCAGGTAGATTTCCAGGGGACAAAAAACCTAGTCAAAGCAGCTCAAGATAGAAAAATTCAACATTTTGTCCTAGTTTCTTCCCTATGCGTTTCCCAGTTATTTCATCCCTTAAACCTATTCTGGTTAATTTTAGTTTGGAAAAAACAAGCCGAAGAGTTTATTAGAAAAAGCGGAATAACTTATACAATTGTGCGACCTGGAGGATTAAAAAATGATGATAACTCTGATGAAGTTATTATGCAGGGTCCTGATACCTTATTTGAAGGTAGCATTTCCAGAAGAAAAGTAGCTCAGGTTTGTGTAGAATCATTGTTTGAAAAAGCCAGGTGGAATCAAATTGTGGAGATAATTGCTAAACCACTCAGTTCCAGTTAA
- a CDS encoding DUF1997 domain-containing protein: MIDTQYTKTLDYRENGIMVANNWEFQSLELGVDELDSSLSNPISHLITEDALTENYEAFPSKFYSHHREFMEMQASSEQVMEYFNCHSAWFIRCAQPMVVHPLGENGYTLVIGRFGAFGYEVEPKIGLELLVPGKNQCQIRSIPIPNYQSPGYHINYNAHMQLIENTPGITRVEWQLDLTVCLQFPKFIRRLPSSLVQSTGDRLLNQVVRQVSRRLTRKVQEDFHGKK; this comes from the coding sequence ATGATTGATACGCAATATACAAAAACTTTGGACTATAGAGAAAACGGAATTATGGTAGCAAATAATTGGGAATTTCAGTCTTTAGAATTGGGAGTAGATGAGCTTGATTCTTCTTTGTCAAATCCTATATCTCATCTTATTACTGAGGACGCATTAACAGAAAACTATGAAGCATTTCCTAGTAAATTCTATAGTCATCATCGAGAGTTTATGGAAATGCAAGCATCTAGTGAACAGGTGATGGAATATTTTAACTGTCATTCAGCATGGTTTATACGTTGTGCCCAACCTATGGTAGTTCATCCCCTGGGGGAGAATGGTTATACATTGGTAATTGGTAGATTTGGTGCTTTTGGTTATGAAGTAGAGCCAAAAATAGGTTTGGAATTGTTAGTCCCCGGAAAAAATCAATGTCAAATCCGCTCCATTCCCATCCCCAACTACCAATCTCCCGGTTACCACATTAACTATAATGCCCATATGCAACTCATTGAAAATACACCAGGTATTACCAGAGTGGAATGGCAATTGGATTTAACTGTTTGTTTACAATTCCCCAAGTTTATCAGACGCTTACCAAGTTCCCTCGTACAGTCCACAGGCGATCGCCTGTTAAATCAAGTCGTCCGTCAGGTGTCTCGGCGCTTGACTCGTAAAGTACAAGAAGACTTTCATGGGAAAAAGTAA
- a CDS encoding DUF4079 domain-containing protein, giving the protein MSLELTPDVKFGLQFFHPAIMWILLALSLYAAYLGLQVQRTRNAQGEEKKQLIKGKYSDKHHKIGSVLLALMVVGSIGGMAVTYINNGKLFVGPHLLAGLGMTGLIAFSAALAPFMQKGANWARATHILLNFGILGLFIWQAVSGVEIVLKIISQA; this is encoded by the coding sequence ATGAGTTTAGAACTTACTCCAGACGTAAAATTCGGTTTGCAATTTTTCCATCCTGCAATCATGTGGATATTGTTAGCGCTGTCATTATATGCAGCTTACTTAGGGTTACAAGTACAGCGTACCAGAAATGCCCAGGGAGAAGAGAAGAAACAACTAATTAAGGGTAAATATAGCGATAAGCACCACAAAATTGGCTCTGTACTCCTAGCGTTGATGGTGGTGGGTTCTATTGGGGGAATGGCGGTTACCTATATTAACAATGGTAAGTTATTTGTTGGGCCTCATCTCCTAGCTGGTTTAGGCATGACCGGTTTAATTGCCTTTTCTGCCGCACTAGCTCCATTTATGCAAAAAGGAGCCAATTGGGCCCGGGCCACACATATTCTATTGAATTTTGGGATTTTGGGACTTTTTATTTGGCAAGCTGTGTCCGGTGTAGAAATTGTTCTCAAAATTATTAGTCAAGCTTAG
- a CDS encoding ankyrin repeat domain-containing protein, with product MNDLLIAAKNGNVQQVRQLLGSGFPVDTGDRHGTTALMFAANFGYTEIVSCLLEFGADIDLPRKLYGLTALMLAAAHNQVDVVKLLISQGANTNAVNEDGSTALMIAVEKGHTETVQNLLKYGANPKIVDQHNEDAFKLAIRQNNTAILNILLKNSEIKGEIESLLIMGADNGQLDIVKTFLLYGVNPNLENSDGTTALLAAAAGGHTEIVQVLLDGGAEINHQDQEGETAMHFSVVENHLETVQTLVNRGANLEIRNNLGDTPLILAAFQGYQEIVRVLLAAGADGGKKNLGEFPLTLAAFQGHTETVKVLLESGVNINVIAEDGNSALVKAIIGNHPEIFELLLTKGANVNLQDPAGVTPLMYATAQGYTQAVNILIQAGANVNIKNQGGYTALMIAKSNNYAKTSNLLIQAGAKE from the coding sequence ATGAATGATTTGCTTATAGCGGCAAAAAATGGTAATGTTCAGCAGGTTCGTCAATTACTGGGATCCGGATTTCCAGTAGATACAGGCGATCGCCATGGTACGACAGCATTAATGTTTGCTGCTAATTTTGGCTACACAGAGATTGTAAGTTGCCTATTGGAGTTTGGGGCTGATATTGATTTACCCAGGAAACTCTATGGTTTAACAGCATTAATGTTAGCTGCTGCACATAATCAAGTTGACGTGGTAAAATTGCTAATATCTCAAGGAGCAAATACAAATGCAGTCAATGAAGATGGAAGTACGGCATTAATGATAGCAGTAGAAAAAGGTCACACTGAGACCGTACAAAATCTGTTAAAATATGGAGCAAATCCAAAAATTGTAGACCAACATAATGAGGATGCATTTAAGCTGGCAATTAGGCAAAATAATACGGCTATATTGAATATTCTCCTAAAAAACAGTGAAATTAAGGGTGAAATTGAAAGCCTGTTAATTATGGGAGCGGATAATGGTCAGTTAGACATAGTGAAAACATTTTTATTGTATGGTGTTAACCCCAACCTAGAGAATAGTGATGGAACTACAGCACTACTAGCTGCTGCTGCTGGCGGACATACTGAAATTGTGCAAGTTTTGTTAGATGGGGGTGCAGAAATTAATCACCAGGATCAAGAAGGTGAAACAGCTATGCACTTTAGCGTTGTCGAAAACCACCTAGAGACAGTGCAAACCCTAGTAAATAGGGGTGCTAACCTAGAAATCAGAAACAATTTGGGAGACACACCCCTAATTTTAGCAGCATTTCAAGGGTATCAAGAAATAGTTAGGGTTCTACTCGCTGCAGGAGCAGATGGGGGCAAAAAGAATTTGGGGGAATTCCCCTTGACCTTGGCAGCATTCCAAGGACATACTGAAACGGTCAAGGTTTTATTGGAAAGTGGGGTTAATATCAATGTTATAGCTGAAGATGGCAACAGTGCCCTAGTTAAAGCTATAATTGGTAACCATCCAGAAATTTTTGAACTACTCCTGACAAAAGGAGCAAATGTGAACCTACAAGACCCAGCAGGTGTAACACCCCTAATGTATGCCACTGCACAAGGATATACCCAAGCGGTGAATATACTAATTCAAGCTGGAGCGAATGTAAACATAAAAAATCAGGGTGGGTACACAGCCTTAATGATTGCCAAATCTAACAATTATGCGAAGACAAGTAATTTATTAATACAAGCAGGTGCGAAGGAGTAG
- a CDS encoding DUF4330 domain-containing protein, with product MNILDAKGRLFGKINLLDLSAALVILLVIIGIFIFPGTSGSVAQIGTKTVPIEVDLIVRGLNVRDSQQLFKQGFTKGGKTNVIIRNQPYGQIGIKSIEELKRTLLVPQPDGSIKEMPDPRSNNFSTDFLLTLEGKAQVTDNGPVLGNSKVKIGMPFELEGFNYNFNASVIDIRLKDGK from the coding sequence ATGAATATTCTAGATGCCAAGGGGCGGCTATTTGGTAAAATTAACCTTCTAGATCTAAGTGCAGCACTAGTAATATTGCTAGTGATAATTGGCATTTTTATATTTCCTGGGACTTCCGGTTCTGTAGCTCAGATAGGTACAAAAACAGTTCCCATAGAAGTAGACCTAATAGTAAGAGGTTTAAATGTCCGAGATAGTCAGCAACTGTTTAAACAGGGATTTACCAAAGGTGGTAAGACGAATGTGATTATTCGGAACCAACCCTACGGACAAATCGGGATTAAATCCATTGAAGAGTTAAAGAGAACCCTATTAGTACCCCAACCAGATGGTTCAATTAAAGAAATGCCAGACCCAAGAAGTAATAATTTTAGTACGGATTTTCTACTAACTTTGGAAGGTAAAGCACAAGTTACGGACAATGGGCCAGTGTTGGGGAACAGTAAAGTAAAAATTGGCATGCCCTTTGAACTGGAAGGGTTTAACTACAACTTTAACGCCTCCGTGATTGATATTCGCCTCAAAGATGGTAAGTAA
- a CDS encoding WecB/TagA/CpsF family glycosyltransferase: protein MLTYQSPEKFSVLGLPVHVVENYPHWLVECLQQGRGTHVVTLNAEMTMQARRNPSLSMVIENADLVIPDGAGVVLYLRFILKQQVKRFPGIELAEGLLQELGRKAPSTRVFFYGGSPGVAAKAVDFWQQQVPNLNFVGTHSGYHSPETEKTLQETLTELQPQVIFVGLGVPRQELWIAKNRTLCPQAIWIGVGGSFDIWSGGKTRAPQWLANNNLEWLYRLYQEPWRWRRMLALPEFLFQALISKSH, encoded by the coding sequence ATGTTAACCTATCAGTCACCTGAAAAATTTTCCGTTTTGGGGTTACCGGTTCATGTGGTGGAAAATTACCCCCATTGGTTAGTAGAGTGTCTCCAACAGGGTAGAGGAACCCATGTGGTAACTCTCAATGCGGAAATGACTATGCAAGCTAGACGGAACCCAAGTTTGTCTATGGTTATTGAAAACGCTGACCTCGTTATCCCAGATGGCGCAGGAGTGGTATTGTATTTACGTTTCATACTCAAACAGCAAGTAAAGCGTTTTCCTGGTATTGAATTAGCAGAAGGTCTACTCCAAGAACTGGGTAGAAAAGCACCATCTACAAGGGTATTTTTTTATGGCGGATCTCCAGGAGTAGCAGCTAAAGCTGTGGATTTTTGGCAACAACAAGTTCCTAATTTGAATTTTGTCGGTACTCACTCTGGATATCATTCCCCAGAAACTGAAAAAACACTACAGGAGACCCTAACCGAGTTACAACCTCAAGTCATTTTTGTGGGCTTAGGAGTTCCCCGTCAAGAACTATGGATCGCTAAAAACCGTACCCTGTGCCCTCAGGCGATTTGGATTGGGGTGGGCGGTAGTTTTGATATTTGGTCTGGTGGCAAAACTCGTGCACCCCAATGGTTGGCAAATAATAATTTGGAATGGCTTTATCGTTTATATCAAGAACCTTGGCGCTGGCGCCGAATGCTGGCTTTGCCAGAGTTCTTATTTCAAGCTCTAATCTCAAAAAGCCATTAA